The Faecalibacterium prausnitzii genome includes a window with the following:
- a CDS encoding DUF6054 family protein, whose amino-acid sequence MAIFEKTIRNKNFDKLLRKLEQEIPDSSWSADLEAGSDFKEGDARCSVRVFERYSMMGGNRLSLTLTMFQNGDGPIRLSAITAGGSQAVFFKVNTIGEESFLEDVKNLLEEILEE is encoded by the coding sequence ATGGCAATCTTTGAAAAGACCATCCGAAACAAGAATTTTGACAAACTGCTTCGGAAGCTGGAACAGGAAATTCCGGACAGCAGTTGGTCGGCAGATTTAGAGGCAGGCAGTGATTTCAAAGAGGGCGATGCTCGGTGCAGTGTCCGTGTATTTGAGCGGTACAGCATGATGGGCGGCAACCGCCTGAGCCTGACGTTGACCATGTTCCAGAATGGGGACGGCCCCATCCGGCTGTCTGCGATTACGGCGGGCGGCAGTCAGGCAGTGTTTTTCAAAGTGAATACCATCGGAGAAGAATCCTTTCTGGAGGACGTAAAGAACCTGCTGGAAGAAATTTTGGAGGAATAA
- a CDS encoding DUF2500 domain-containing protein, with the protein MFYAGIDMLFSILFPILFLVVLGMILYTIIGNISTWNKNNHSPRLTVPATVVAKRTEVSRHHTDNTMAHTFTTYYVTFQVESGDRMELTVSGSDYGMLVEGDIGKLSFQGTRYLGFERS; encoded by the coding sequence ATGTTTTACGCTGGAATTGATATGCTGTTCAGCATTCTGTTTCCCATCCTGTTCCTTGTGGTTTTGGGTATGATCCTATACACCATCATCGGAAATATCAGCACATGGAATAAAAACAACCATTCGCCGCGGCTGACCGTTCCGGCAACGGTGGTGGCAAAGCGAACGGAAGTTTCTCGCCACCATACAGACAATACGATGGCGCACACGTTCACGACCTATTATGTGACCTTTCAGGTAGAGAGCGGCGACCGCATGGAGCTTACCGTAAGTGGTTCGGACTACGGAATGCTTGTGGAGGGCGACATTGGAAAGCTGAGTTTTCAGGGCACCCGCTATCTTGGGTTTGAGCGGAGCTAA
- a CDS encoding AAA family ATPase has protein sequence MNDLFIQGLTIDWNRVRPYNYVRQIPAISGIDTFTFHKPITFFVGENGSGKSTLLEAIAVAYGFNAEGGTKNYSFSTYNSHSELCEAMTISKGYRRPKFGYFLRAESFYNVATKEIDYSDDDHPSKGYHQKSHGESFLAIAQDYMGADGVYIFDEPEAALSPQRQLTLLINIYRCAQEGAQFIIVSHSPILLGMPDAEIFSFDNGTIHPCQYEDTDSYVITKTFVNNRQHFLNQLLNEET, from the coding sequence ATGAACGATTTGTTTATCCAAGGGCTGACCATCGACTGGAACAGAGTTCGCCCATACAATTATGTTCGTCAGATTCCTGCCATCAGTGGAATCGACACTTTTACATTCCATAAGCCCATTACGTTCTTTGTTGGCGAAAATGGAAGTGGAAAATCTACGCTTCTGGAAGCAATCGCTGTTGCTTACGGCTTCAACGCAGAGGGTGGAACGAAGAACTATTCATTTTCCACATACAACTCCCATTCGGAACTATGTGAGGCTATGACGATTTCCAAGGGGTATCGCAGACCAAAGTTCGGGTATTTTCTCCGAGCAGAGAGTTTCTATAATGTAGCCACCAAGGAAATCGACTATTCCGATGACGATCATCCATCCAAAGGCTATCACCAAAAATCACACGGTGAAAGTTTCCTCGCCATTGCGCAGGACTACATGGGTGCAGATGGAGTCTATATTTTTGACGAGCCGGAAGCCGCTTTATCCCCGCAGCGGCAGCTCACGTTACTGATCAACATTTATCGGTGTGCCCAAGAAGGGGCGCAATTCATTATCGTATCACATTCACCCATTCTCCTCGGAATGCCTGATGCTGAGATTTTTAGCTTCGACAATGGCACGATTCATCCTTGTCAGTATGAAGATACGGACAGCTACGTTATCACCAAAACATTTGTAAATAATCGGCAGCATTTTTTGAACCAGCTTCTGAACGAAGAAACATAA
- a CDS encoding TnpV protein, whose amino-acid sequence MNTNSRNVTYSTVGDYQLPNLILNQSRKPLGKYGRLRRTYLKEHRPVLYNTMLLNGSLYPHLMEVEQTAENRMQQTMAQLLKQTPAPDKEQNQMAWVQHMNSLKAQAEELVLTELIYS is encoded by the coding sequence ATGAATACGAACAGCAGGAACGTGACCTACTCGACCGTCGGGGACTACCAGCTCCCGAACCTGATTCTGAACCAGTCCCGGAAGCCGCTGGGCAAGTACGGCAGGCTGCGCCGGACGTACCTGAAGGAGCATCGCCCGGTGCTGTACAACACGATGCTCCTGAACGGGAGCCTGTACCCACACCTGATGGAGGTGGAGCAGACAGCAGAGAACCGGATGCAACAGACCATGGCGCAGCTTCTGAAACAGACCCCAGCCCCGGACAAGGAGCAGAATCAGATGGCATGGGTGCAGCACATGAACAGCCTGAAAGCGCAAGCCGAGGAACTGGTGCTGACGGAGCTGATCTACAGCTAA
- a CDS encoding DEAD/DEAH box helicase family protein, which produces MALYQTQPDRKLRAKALAKEYGIGGHSHDFLDGSRGFVNHDWKGLEFDHYPDHQKITLKWAQVEKYIDLMIQSDRYLTDKEKEHYAPLALVSAKPDATLTRAKNLLREFCQEEYDSEPDFSDLSKIGIAYTHATDEDIPIQVNVDLVGYRVERYLGEVLIDERQYESLEDLTETELEALDFSELISVTDEELEHYHSKAKEYPALLPLGTTIHMEGRAFRVDSVNFDKDSVSLQDVALAEMRMPVFRQEPLAVVRSLYEQEQTEPELSDEELGELPISTVIDGEVQTFPDAAALDEALNAVPAGNFRITDDRLGEGGAKQKYARNIEAIRTLFKLEQEHRGATAEEQQVLSQYVGWGGLADAFDPSKDSWAKEYAELKGLLSEDEYAAARSSTLNAHYTSPTVIRGIYDAVERMGFRSGNILEPSMGVGNFFGMLPDSMADSRLYGVELDSITGRIAKKLYPQADITVAGFETTDRRDFYDLAVGNVPFGQYKVNDKAYNKLGFSIHNYFFAKAIDQVRPGGVVAFVTSRYTLDSKDSSARKHMAERADLLGAIRLPNNAFRANAGTDVVSDIIFLQKRDRPADIELAWVQLGKTEDGFAINQYFVDHPEMVLGVLSTESTQYGREELTVAPLEGISLADQLAEAVQHIEGQYTEVEVETPDIADAENEKHILPADPEVKNFSYTVVDGEVFYRENSVMTQVELSDTAKGRVTGMVELRQIVNELIQQQLEDYPDADIKATQERLNTAYDAFTAKYGLLNDRKNGRLFEQDSSYYLLCSLENLDEQGQLKSKAAMFTKRTIRPERTVTSVDTPSEALAVSIGEHGKVDLPYMAELLGTPGEYGRITTELSGVIFKDPAADPTDPEAGWQMADEYLSGDVRAKLRMAQFAAEINPEFAVNVDALTKAQPRELEASEIDVRLGATWLDPDIIQKFMTETFQIPYYLRHAVKVRYSPYTAEWRVEGKTATGRSDIISSETYGTSRANAYKILEETLNLKDVRIYDTIEDAEGKPKRVLNKRETMLAQQKQQVIKDAFANWVWQDPQRRIALVKQYNELFNSTRPREYDGSHIKFVGMNPEITLREHQRNAIAHVLYGGNTLLAHEVGAGKTYEMAASAMEAKRLGLCQKSLFVVPNHLTEQWASEFLNLYPNAKLLVARRKDFETANRKKFCARIATGDYDAVIIGHSQFERIPLSFERQERIIQEQIYETLAAINELKVHAGENFSIKQMEKTRKTLEAKLEKLRSDERKDDVITFEQLGVDRLFVDESHFYKNLFLTTKMRNVAGLSTSEAQKSSDMFGKCRYLDEITGGRGVVFATGTPVSNSMTELYTVMRYLQYSTLQQKKLTHFDCWASTFGETTTAIELAPEGTGYRARTRFAKFFNLPELMSMFKEVADIKTSDQLHLPVPEAKFETVVAKPSDLQKEMVQELSKRAAEIHSGNVDASVDNMLCVTNDGRKIGLDVRLMNPMLPDDPNSKLNVCVQNVLKIWEEGKDQKLTQLLFCDLSTPKNDGNFNVYDDIRKKLVAAGVPENEIEFIHNADTEAKKAALFSKVRSGDVRVLLGSTAKMGAGTNVQSRLVAVHHLDVGWKPSDMTQRNGRIIRQGNMNKEVKVFNYVTEGTFDAYLWQTLENKQRFISQIMTSKSPVRSCEDVDEQALSYAEIKALCAGNPLIKEKMDLDVQVAKLKVLKADHQSQKFRLQDKLLTKFPADIQETNAHIAGLKADAQLAAAHPQGKEEFCGMVIKGVAYDEKKTAGERLVLACSELPNAEEKVIGSYRGFELSLRFDAFRTEYQALLKGQRKYTVPLGTDPLGNIIRLDNSLNSFPERITAAENELTTLHQQQAAAQIEVEKPFPQEEELAEKSARLAELNAQLDVDEKSHEPEQEEEQEDAPRRPSVLAALEEKSDKPEPVKPFKSYLDKDGDAR; this is translated from the coding sequence ATGGCGCTGTACCAGACCCAGCCTGACCGCAAACTCCGTGCCAAAGCACTGGCAAAGGAGTACGGCATTGGTGGGCACTCCCACGATTTTCTGGACGGGAGCCGGGGTTTTGTGAACCACGACTGGAAGGGACTGGAATTTGACCATTACCCTGACCACCAGAAAATCACCCTGAAATGGGCGCAGGTGGAAAAGTATATCGACCTGATGATCCAGTCCGACCGCTACCTGACCGACAAGGAAAAGGAACACTACGCACCGCTTGCGCTGGTCAGCGCAAAGCCGGACGCCACCCTGACCCGTGCAAAGAACCTGCTCCGGGAGTTTTGTCAGGAGGAGTACGACTCCGAGCCGGACTTTTCCGACCTGTCCAAGATCGGTATTGCCTACACCCACGCCACCGATGAGGATATTCCCATTCAAGTTAATGTGGATTTGGTGGGATACCGGGTGGAACGGTATCTGGGTGAAGTGCTGATCGACGAGCGGCAGTACGAAAGTCTGGAAGATCTGACCGAGACCGAGTTGGAGGCTCTGGACTTTTCGGAATTGATCAGCGTCACGGACGAGGAACTGGAGCACTACCACAGCAAGGCGAAGGAATACCCGGCACTGCTGCCGCTGGGCACTACCATCCACATGGAGGGACGAGCCTTCCGAGTGGATAGCGTCAATTTCGATAAGGACAGTGTGTCCCTGCAGGATGTGGCATTGGCAGAAATGCGGATGCCTGTTTTCCGGCAGGAACCGCTGGCGGTGGTGCGAAGCCTGTACGAACAGGAACAGACCGAACCGGAACTTTCCGACGAGGAACTAGGCGAACTGCCCATCTCTACGGTGATTGACGGCGAGGTGCAGACCTTCCCGGATGCCGCTGCCTTAGATGAAGCCCTGAACGCTGTGCCTGCCGGGAACTTCCGCATCACGGACGACCGTTTAGGCGAAGGCGGCGCAAAGCAGAAATATGCCCGGAACATTGAAGCCATCCGCACCTTGTTCAAGCTGGAACAGGAGCATCGTGGTGCCACCGCCGAGGAGCAGCAGGTGCTTTCGCAATATGTGGGCTGGGGCGGTCTGGCGGATGCCTTTGACCCCAGCAAAGATAGTTGGGCAAAAGAGTACGCCGAATTGAAAGGGCTGCTTTCCGAGGATGAGTACGCTGCTGCCCGTTCCAGCACCCTGAATGCCCACTACACCAGCCCCACCGTCATCCGTGGCATCTACGATGCCGTGGAGCGCATGGGTTTCCGCAGTGGTAACATTCTGGAACCGTCCATGGGTGTAGGCAACTTCTTTGGAATGCTGCCGGATAGCATGGCGGACAGTCGCCTATATGGTGTGGAACTGGACAGCATCACCGGGCGCATTGCGAAAAAACTGTACCCGCAGGCTGACATTACCGTAGCCGGTTTTGAGACCACCGACAGGCGTGACTTTTATGATCTAGCCGTGGGCAACGTACCTTTTGGTCAGTATAAAGTCAACGACAAGGCGTACAACAAGCTGGGATTTTCTATCCACAACTACTTTTTCGCCAAAGCCATCGACCAAGTGCGTCCGGGCGGCGTGGTGGCGTTTGTTACCAGTCGTTACACGCTGGACAGTAAAGATTCTTCTGCCCGCAAGCACATGGCAGAACGAGCCGATTTGCTGGGGGCCATTCGTCTGCCCAACAACGCTTTCCGCGCCAACGCTGGCACGGATGTTGTCAGCGATATTATCTTTTTGCAGAAGCGTGACCGCCCTGCGGACATCGAACTTGCATGGGTGCAGTTGGGCAAGACCGAGGACGGCTTTGCCATCAACCAGTATTTTGTGGACCACCCGGAGATGGTTCTGGGCGTACTCTCCACCGAAAGCACCCAGTATGGACGAGAGGAACTGACGGTTGCGCCCCTTGAGGGCATCAGCCTTGCCGACCAGCTTGCAGAAGCGGTACAGCATATTGAGGGGCAATACACCGAAGTTGAGGTAGAAACACCAGATATTGCGGATGCCGAAAATGAGAAGCACATTCTCCCGGCTGACCCGGAGGTCAAAAACTTCTCCTATACCGTAGTGGACGGCGAAGTTTTCTACCGGGAAAATTCCGTGATGACGCAGGTAGAACTGTCCGACACCGCCAAGGGGCGCGTCACCGGCATGGTGGAGCTGCGGCAGATCGTCAACGAACTGATTCAGCAACAGTTGGAGGATTACCCCGATGCCGACATCAAGGCAACGCAGGAGCGTTTGAACACCGCCTATGATGCCTTTACCGCAAAGTACGGTCTGCTGAACGACCGCAAAAATGGGCGGCTGTTTGAGCAGGATTCCTCCTACTATCTGCTCTGTTCGCTGGAAAATCTGGACGAGCAGGGACAGCTCAAGAGCAAGGCTGCGATGTTCACCAAGCGCACCATTCGCCCGGAGCGTACCGTTACCAGTGTGGATACCCCCAGCGAAGCGTTGGCGGTATCTATTGGTGAGCATGGCAAAGTGGATTTGCCCTATATGGCAGAACTGCTGGGCACTCCCGGTGAGTACGGGCGCATTACCACCGAACTTTCCGGTGTGATCTTCAAAGACCCTGCCGCCGACCCCACCGACCCGGAAGCGGGCTGGCAGATGGCAGACGAGTACCTGTCTGGCGATGTCCGGGCAAAGCTGCGGATGGCGCAGTTTGCGGCAGAGATCAACCCGGAGTTTGCCGTCAATGTGGATGCGCTGACCAAAGCGCAGCCCAGAGAACTGGAAGCCTCCGAAATTGATGTGCGCTTGGGTGCAACGTGGCTGGACCCGGATATTATCCAGAAGTTTATGACCGAGACCTTCCAAATTCCCTACTATCTGCGCCACGCGGTCAAGGTGAGATATTCTCCGTATACCGCCGAGTGGCGTGTAGAGGGCAAGACCGCCACCGGGCGGAGTGACATTATTTCCTCCGAGACCTACGGCACCAGCCGTGCCAATGCCTATAAGATTCTGGAAGAGACCCTGAATCTGAAGGATGTCCGCATCTATGACACCATCGAGGATGCCGAGGGCAAGCCCAAGCGTGTGCTGAACAAGCGGGAGACCATGCTGGCGCAGCAGAAACAGCAGGTCATCAAAGATGCTTTTGCCAACTGGGTCTGGCAAGACCCCCAGCGGCGCATTGCGCTGGTGAAACAGTATAACGAGTTGTTCAACTCTACCCGCCCCCGTGAGTATGACGGAAGCCACATCAAATTCGTGGGCATGAACCCGGAGATCACCCTCCGGGAGCACCAGCGCAACGCCATCGCTCATGTGCTTTATGGCGGTAATACGTTGCTTGCGCACGAAGTGGGTGCAGGCAAGACCTACGAAATGGCGGCATCTGCTATGGAAGCAAAACGCCTTGGTTTGTGCCAGAAAAGCCTTTTTGTCGTGCCCAACCATTTGACAGAGCAGTGGGCTTCGGAGTTTCTGAACCTCTACCCCAATGCCAAGCTGTTGGTGGCACGGCGCAAGGACTTTGAGACCGCCAACCGCAAAAAATTCTGCGCCCGCATCGCCACCGGGGACTACGATGCCGTCATCATCGGGCACAGCCAGTTTGAGCGCATTCCGCTGTCCTTTGAGCGGCAAGAGCGTATCATTCAGGAGCAAATTTATGAAACGCTTGCCGCCATCAACGAGCTGAAAGTCCACGCAGGCGAGAATTTCTCCATCAAGCAGATGGAAAAGACCCGGAAAACGCTGGAAGCCAAGCTGGAAAAACTGCGCTCCGATGAACGCAAGGACGATGTGATTACCTTTGAACAACTGGGCGTTGACAGGCTCTTTGTGGACGAAAGTCATTTTTACAAGAACCTCTTTTTGACCACAAAAATGCGAAATGTCGCAGGATTATCCACCAGCGAAGCCCAGAAGTCCAGCGATATGTTCGGCAAGTGCCGCTATCTGGATGAGATCACCGGCGGGCGGGGCGTGGTGTTCGCCACGGGTACGCCCGTGAGCAATTCCATGACCGAGCTGTACACGGTCATGCGGTATTTGCAGTACAGCACCTTGCAGCAGAAAAAGCTGACCCACTTCGACTGTTGGGCATCCACCTTTGGTGAGACCACCACCGCCATTGAGCTTGCCCCGGAAGGTACAGGGTACCGTGCCCGCACCCGGTTCGCCAAGTTTTTCAATCTGCCGGAGCTGATGTCCATGTTCAAGGAGGTTGCGGACATTAAAACCAGTGACCAGCTTCACCTGCCTGTGCCGGAGGCAAAGTTTGAGACCGTGGTGGCAAAGCCGTCCGACCTCCAAAAGGAAATGGTGCAGGAGTTGAGCAAACGTGCTGCGGAAATTCACTCCGGCAATGTGGATGCGTCTGTGGACAATATGCTCTGCGTCACCAACGATGGGCGCAAGATTGGTCTGGACGTTCGCCTGATGAATCCCATGCTCCCGGACGACCCCAACAGCAAACTCAACGTCTGTGTGCAGAACGTGCTGAAGATCTGGGAGGAGGGCAAAGACCAGAAGCTGACCCAACTTTTGTTCTGCGACCTCTCCACCCCGAAAAACGATGGCAATTTCAACGTCTACGATGATATTCGCAAAAAGTTAGTCGCCGCCGGTGTGCCGGAAAATGAGATCGAGTTTATCCACAACGCCGACACCGAAGCAAAAAAGGCGGCACTGTTCTCGAAAGTGCGCTCCGGCGATGTGCGGGTTTTGCTCGGAAGTACGGCAAAAATGGGAGCAGGCACCAACGTGCAATCCCGGCTTGTGGCGGTGCATCACTTGGACGTTGGCTGGAAGCCCAGCGACATGACTCAGCGCAATGGTCGCATCATCCGGCAGGGCAATATGAATAAGGAAGTCAAGGTGTTCAATTACGTCACGGAAGGGACATTTGATGCCTATTTGTGGCAGACCCTTGAGAATAAACAGCGATTTATCAGTCAAATCATGACTTCCAAATCCCCGGTGCGCTCCTGCGAGGATGTGGACGAGCAGGCACTTTCTTATGCAGAGATCAAGGCACTGTGTGCCGGAAATCCGCTCATCAAGGAGAAGATGGACTTGGATGTGCAGGTGGCAAAGCTGAAGGTGCTGAAAGCCGACCACCAGAGCCAGAAATTCCGCTTGCAGGACAAATTGCTGACCAAGTTCCCGGCTGACATTCAGGAAACGAACGCCCACATTGCCGGGTTGAAAGCCGATGCACAGCTTGCCGCCGCCCATCCGCAGGGCAAGGAGGAGTTTTGCGGCATGGTCATCAAGGGCGTTGCCTACGACGAGAAAAAGACCGCCGGTGAACGTTTGGTGCTTGCCTGTTCCGAACTGCCCAACGCCGAGGAAAAAGTCATCGGCAGCTACCGGGGCTTTGAGCTTTCTCTGCGGTTCGATGCTTTCCGCACGGAGTATCAGGCACTTTTGAAGGGGCAGCGAAAGTACACTGTGCCTTTGGGCACCGACCCACTGGGCAACATTATCCGGCTGGATAATTCGTTGAACAGCTTCCCGGAGCGCATCACCGCCGCCGAGAACGAGCTGACCACCCTGCATCAGCAGCAGGCGGCAGCGCAGATCGAGGTGGAAAAGCCCTTCCCTCAAGAGGAAGAGCTGGCAGAAAAGTCCGCACGGCTTGCAGAACTGAACGCCCAGTTGGATGTGGACGAAAAGAGCCACGAGCCGGAACAGGAGGAAGAACAGGAGGATGCACCTCGCCGCCCCTCGGTGCTGGCGGCACTGGAGGAAAAATCGGATAAGCCGGAGCCGGTGAAGCCCTTCAAAAGCTATCTGGACAAGGATGGTGATGCCCGGTGA
- a CDS encoding plasmid mobilization protein, translating to MKEKRDEIIILRTTKTEKNRIYEKMLGMGIRSLSAYIRKMALDGYCLNLDLPQLRRMAYLLQMCSNNLNQYAKAANENGRVYAADMEDLRQRLDELIDIGRQILSRLAEL from the coding sequence GTGAAAGAAAAGCGGGACGAGATCATCATCCTGAGAACCACAAAAACCGAGAAGAACCGCATTTATGAAAAGATGCTGGGCATGGGCATCCGCAGCCTGAGCGCCTATATCCGCAAGATGGCACTGGATGGCTACTGCCTGAACCTTGACCTGCCGCAACTGCGGCGCATGGCATATCTTTTGCAGATGTGTAGCAACAACCTGAACCAGTACGCCAAAGCCGCCAATGAAAATGGTCGGGTCTACGCCGCCGACATGGAGGACCTGCGGCAGCGGCTGGATGAACTGATCGACATTGGTCGGCAGATTCTTTCCCGGCTGGCTGAACTCTAA
- a CDS encoding relaxase/mobilization nuclease domain-containing protein: MAATRLIALHKNKGKSVAACLKSRTDYAQNPDKTNKGELVSSYECSPLTADEEFMLSKRQYELMTGRRQKNDVIAYQIRQSFKPGEITAEEANKVGYELAMRFTKGKYAFIVATHTDREHIHNHIIYNSTALDSTRKFRDFLLSGLAVQRLSDLICLEHQLSVIEIKPYRERQERTLYPPRESNRDKLCAVIDNILLNEKPASFEGFLQKLEQQGYEIKRGKYTSVKGTRQKRFIRFRTLGAGYSEDEIKAVIAGEAEHRPHQKQPPKEQPFHLLVDIQAKLSEGKSEGYARWAKRYNLKEMSKTLIFLQENKIGSIEEMQERVDAATAHYHELGDSIKASEKRLAEIAVLKAHIINYAKTRPVYDAYLKTGYSKLFLETHRTEITLHKAAKAAFDESNLRTLPKVKELDAEYSNLLTEKKARYPDYRKAKEEMQELLRAKRNVELFFAEEKSSAEKTKSR; encoded by the coding sequence TTGGCTGCAACACGTTTGATTGCACTGCACAAAAACAAGGGCAAGTCGGTTGCGGCCTGCTTGAAAAGCCGCACGGACTATGCGCAGAATCCTGACAAAACGAACAAGGGAGAGTTGGTCAGCAGCTATGAGTGCAGCCCATTGACCGCAGACGAAGAATTTATGCTCTCCAAACGCCAGTATGAGTTGATGACTGGGCGCAGACAAAAAAATGATGTGATTGCTTATCAGATTCGACAGTCCTTCAAGCCCGGTGAGATCACCGCCGAGGAAGCTAATAAGGTGGGCTATGAACTGGCCATGCGGTTTACAAAAGGCAAGTATGCGTTTATTGTCGCAACGCATACTGACCGGGAACACATTCACAATCATATTATTTACAACTCCACTGCGCTAGACAGCACCCGGAAATTCCGTGATTTTCTATTGTCCGGGCTGGCTGTGCAACGGTTGAGCGATTTGATTTGTCTGGAACATCAACTGTCTGTCATTGAAATCAAGCCGTACCGAGAGCGACAGGAGCGCACCCTTTATCCACCCAGAGAAAGTAATCGAGATAAGTTGTGTGCCGTAATTGACAACATTCTGCTGAACGAGAAACCTGCAAGTTTCGAGGGCTTCCTTCAAAAGCTGGAACAGCAGGGCTACGAAATCAAACGGGGAAAGTACACTTCGGTCAAAGGAACACGGCAGAAACGCTTTATCCGTTTTCGGACACTGGGCGCAGGATACAGTGAAGATGAAATCAAGGCGGTCATTGCCGGAGAAGCCGAACACCGCCCGCATCAGAAGCAGCCACCGAAAGAGCAGCCGTTCCACCTGTTGGTGGACATTCAGGCAAAGCTCTCCGAGGGCAAAAGCGAAGGCTATGCACGGTGGGCGAAACGCTACAATTTGAAAGAGATGTCCAAGACCCTGATTTTTTTGCAGGAAAATAAAATCGGCAGCATCGAAGAAATGCAGGAGCGTGTGGATGCCGCTACTGCTCACTATCACGAACTGGGCGATTCCATTAAAGCCTCTGAGAAGCGGTTGGCAGAAATTGCAGTGCTGAAAGCACACATCATCAACTATGCCAAGACGCGACCAGTCTATGATGCCTACCTCAAGACCGGATACAGCAAGCTCTTTCTGGAAACGCACCGCACGGAGATCACGCTGCACAAGGCAGCGAAGGCAGCATTTGATGAATCCAATTTGAGAACGCTTCCCAAGGTCAAAGAGTTAGACGCGGAATATTCCAACCTGCTGACAGAAAAGAAAGCACGCTACCCGGACTATCGAAAAGCGAAAGAAGAAATGCAGGAGCTTCTTCGTGCAAAGAGAAATGTAGAACTGTTCTTTGCAGAGGAAAAGAGCAGCGCAGAAAAAACGAAGTCCCGATAA
- a CDS encoding helix-turn-helix domain-containing protein, with amino-acid sequence MDYMTLKEAAEKWGVTPRRVNYYCAAGRIPGAVKMAGVWLIPKNAEKPIDGRTKQGKGLHHE; translated from the coding sequence ATGGACTATATGACATTGAAAGAGGCCGCCGAGAAGTGGGGCGTGACACCTCGTAGAGTAAATTACTATTGCGCTGCTGGGCGTATCCCCGGCGCTGTAAAGATGGCTGGTGTTTGGCTGATCCCAAAGAACGCAGAAAAGCCGATTGACGGAAGGACAAAACAAGGGAAGGGGTTGCACCATGAATAA
- a CDS encoding response regulator transcription factor, translating into MNKILIIDDDRELCALIKRSVQAENIEADFCNTGKEGLQKLREQEYQLVVLDVMMPGMDGFETLEEIRKENSLPILMFTSKNDSISKVRGLRAGADDYLTKPFDMDELIARIASLIRRYTRFNQQAGAIQKLNFDGLQIDLENRSVTTSNGTFELPPKEFDLLLYCAKHQGKILTKQQIYEEVWGEEYFYDDSNIMAIISRLRKKLEVNPSSPKYIQTVKGIGYRFNKEV; encoded by the coding sequence ATGAATAAAATCCTGATTATAGATGATGACAGAGAACTGTGCGCTTTGATTAAACGTAGCGTACAAGCAGAAAACATAGAAGCTGATTTTTGTAATACCGGAAAAGAGGGCTTACAAAAATTAAGAGAGCAGGAGTATCAGCTCGTGGTGCTGGATGTGATGATGCCTGGTATGGATGGCTTTGAAACGCTGGAAGAAATCCGCAAAGAGAACAGTCTGCCGATTTTGATGTTCACATCTAAAAATGACAGCATTTCTAAAGTACGGGGCTTACGGGCCGGAGCGGACGATTATCTTACAAAACCGTTTGATATGGATGAACTGATTGCCCGTATTGCGTCTCTTATTCGCCGCTACACTCGCTTTAATCAGCAAGCTGGAGCCATACAAAAGCTAAATTTTGACGGATTGCAGATTGACCTTGAAAATCGTTCTGTTACTACATCAAACGGTACTTTTGAACTGCCCCCAAAGGAATTTGATTTGCTCCTGTACTGTGCAAAACATCAAGGGAAAATTTTGACCAAACAGCAGATTTATGAGGAAGTATGGGGCGAAGAATATTTCTATGATGACAGTAACATTATGGCGATTATCAGCCGACTGCGTAAAAAATTAGAAGTCAATCCTTCAAGCCCAAAGTATATACAAACGGTCAAAGGGATTGGCTACCGGTTTAATAAGGAGGTGTAG